The following proteins are co-located in the Callithrix jacchus isolate 240 chromosome 10, calJac240_pri, whole genome shotgun sequence genome:
- the TRMT112 gene encoding multifunctional methyltransferase subunit TRM112-like protein: protein MKLLTHNLLSSHVRGVGPRGYPLRLQATEVRICPVEFNREFVARMIPKVEWAAFLEAADNLRLMQVPKGPVEGYEENEEFLKTMHHLLLEVEVVEGTLQCPESGRMFPISRGIPNMLLSEDESES from the exons ATGAAACTGCTCACCCACAATCTTCTGAGCTCGCATGTGCGAGGGGTGGGGCCCCGAGGCTACCCCCTGCGCCTCCAG GCCACGGAGGTCCGCATCTGCCCCGTGGAGTTCAACCGCGAATTCGTGGCGCGTATGATACCCAAGGTGGAGTGGGCGGCGTTCCTGGAGGCGGCGGATAAC TTGCGCCTGATGCAGGTGCCTAAAGGGCCGGTTGAGGGgtatgaggagaatgaagagttTCTGAAGACCATGCACCACCTGCTGCTGGAG GTGGAAGTGGTGGAGGGCACCCTGCAGTGCCCGGAGTCTGGACGTATGTTCCCCATCAGCCGCGGGATCCCCAACATGCTGCTGAGTGAAGACGAATCTGAGAGTTGA
- the PRDX5 gene encoding peroxiredoxin-5, mitochondrial yields the protein MGLATLCVLRRPAGFVLFGGAAGQFVATGAAAAARAAARRRGEGGWASGGVRSFSRVAAAMAPIKVGDAIPAVEVFEGEPGNKVNLAELFKGKKGVLFGVPGAFTPGCSKTHLPGFVEQAEALKAKGVQVVACLSVNDAFVTGEWGRAHKAEGKVRLLADPTGAFGKETDLLLDDSLVSIFGNRRLKRFSMVVQDGIVKALNVEPDGTGLTCSLAPNIISQL from the exons ATGGGACTAGCCACACTGTGCGTCCTGAGACGCCCAGCGGGTTTTGTACTCTTTGGTGGGGCCGCCGGTCAGTTTGTGGCAACGGGAGCGGCAGCCGCAGCGAGAGCGGCAGCAAGACGGCGAGGTGAAGGAGGGTGGGCGTCTGGCGGGGTCCGCAGTTTCAGCAGAGTCGCTGCAGCCATGGCCCCGATCAAG GTGGGAGATGCCATCCCAGCAGTGGAGGTGTTTGAAGGGGAGCCAGGAAACAAGGTGAACCTGGCAGAGTTGTTTAAGGGCAAGAAGGGTGTGCTGTTCGGAGTTCCCGGGGCCTTCACCCCTGGCTGTTCCAAG ACCCACCTGCCAGGGTTTGTAGAGCAGGCCGAGGCTCTGAAGGCCAAGGGAGTCCAGGTGGTGGCGTGCCTGAGTGTGAATGATGCCTTTGTGACTGGCGAGTGGGGCCGAGCCCACAAGGCGGAAGGCAAG GTTCGGCTCCTGGCTGACCCCactggggcctttgggaag GAGACAGACTTATTACTAGATGATTCGTTGGTGTCCATCTTTGGGAATCGACGTCTCAAGAG ATTCTCCATGGTGGTACAGGATGGCATAGTGAAGGCCCTGAATGTGGAACCGGATGGCACAGGCCTCACCTGCAGCCTAGCACCCAACATCATCTCGCAGCTCTGA